A DNA window from Mucilaginibacter xinganensis contains the following coding sequences:
- a CDS encoding LytR/AlgR family response regulator transcription factor encodes MPNVLIIEDELPNIQRLEKMLQTLDRNITITATLQTVQASIQWLKSHEQPDIIFMDIRLTDGLSFEIFNQVNITAPVIFITAYDEYALKAFEVNGVAYLLKPLEADKLGKSIAKATSIAGLGSNESVLSLIKNMQAKQPVYRSRFLVAYRDKYILVMANDIAYFTSENKATFLITNSSQRYMIDQTLEILEKELDPDTFFRISRQFIVSLKSIHKIHQSFNGQLKVEIAPALDDGVLISREKSGQLKKWLDQSTL; translated from the coding sequence ATGCCTAATGTTTTAATTATAGAAGACGAGCTCCCTAACATACAAAGACTCGAAAAAATGCTTCAAACTTTAGACAGGAATATTACCATAACAGCGACCCTGCAAACAGTCCAGGCTAGTATACAATGGCTGAAATCACATGAACAACCGGATATTATTTTTATGGATATCAGGCTGACTGATGGTTTGAGTTTCGAGATATTTAACCAAGTTAACATCACGGCCCCTGTTATCTTCATCACGGCTTATGACGAATACGCGCTCAAGGCCTTTGAGGTAAATGGGGTGGCTTATCTGTTAAAACCTTTAGAGGCCGATAAGTTGGGGAAAAGTATTGCTAAAGCCACGTCTATTGCCGGATTGGGAAGTAACGAGAGTGTGCTGAGCCTGATCAAAAATATGCAGGCGAAACAACCTGTTTATCGTTCGAGGTTTTTAGTTGCTTACAGAGACAAGTATATCCTGGTTATGGCAAATGATATCGCGTATTTTACTTCGGAAAATAAAGCTACGTTTCTGATCACAAATAGTTCACAACGGTATATGATCGATCAAACTTTGGAAATACTGGAAAAAGAACTGGACCCCGATACTTTTTTCAGAATAAGCCGCCAGTTTATTGTTTCACTAAAATCCATTCATAAGATCCATCAGTCCTTTAATGGGCAGTTAAAAGTTGAAATCGCTCCAGCTTTAGATGATGGCGTACTGATTAGCAGAGAAAAGTCGGGTCAGTTAAAAAAATGGTTAGACCAATCAACGTTATAA
- a CDS encoding DUF2147 domain-containing protein produces the protein MHKPIFMTILFSVFFGLTSRAQQVAIAGKWKTPDKDIIEFYPEGPVFMAKQINTETEKDKKDNNKIIAKDLKPVNTKIFEGIVIDPKDNKTYHGRFTINEAVTELNLKVKWGFLSFNETWTRVN, from the coding sequence ATGCACAAACCTATTTTTATGACTATCCTCTTCTCCGTATTTTTCGGCCTAACTTCCCGCGCTCAGCAGGTTGCTATAGCTGGTAAATGGAAAACCCCGGATAAAGATATTATCGAATTCTATCCGGAAGGCCCGGTATTCATGGCCAAACAGATCAATACCGAAACTGAAAAGGACAAAAAAGACAACAACAAAATTATTGCTAAAGATCTAAAACCGGTAAACACCAAAATTTTCGAAGGTATTGTGATCGACCCGAAAGATAATAAAACCTACCATGGCCGGTTTACAATCAACGAGGCAGTTACAGAATTGAATCTTAAAGTTAAATGGGGCTTCCTGAGCTTTAATGAAACCTGGACAAGGGTAAATTGA
- a CDS encoding sensor histidine kinase produces MHKHSYRLYRIYGYPGFGLVLYLVLVLINPAARTLNSWRYYAFGDFILEFIFSVAYATALFETGIQLTSLLNKWYPWDGRIKSRFGIQFSLHVIIVYLVLSLFFKIKFPHYFGYDELMFRQTVIVGVIFSLLITSVFAAEYFFYRWNDAKLKSLEMEQLTTQAQLDALKLQLDPHFLFNNLSIVTALIEDQPATAVSYVAKLSSIYRYMLTNRIRNVIPLTEELEFIKAYLFLYQIRYGNGIHVRIDEVGLAALSGLPPLTLQLLIENAIKHNVFSTESPLNIHIYFPEGKAMVVENNKMPKAIPVVSANMGLKNIEERYRLMSSLSPVVTADEHFFSVEIPLINSNNF; encoded by the coding sequence ATGCATAAACACAGCTATCGGTTATACAGGATATATGGCTATCCCGGCTTCGGATTGGTATTATATCTGGTTTTGGTATTGATCAATCCTGCTGCCCGTACCTTAAACAGCTGGCGGTATTATGCTTTCGGTGATTTTATCCTGGAATTTATATTCAGTGTAGCTTATGCAACCGCGCTGTTTGAGACAGGTATCCAGCTAACCTCATTGCTTAATAAATGGTATCCCTGGGATGGTCGCATCAAAAGCAGGTTTGGTATCCAGTTTTCTTTACACGTCATTATTGTTTACCTGGTGCTCAGTTTATTTTTTAAAATCAAGTTTCCTCACTATTTTGGTTATGACGAGCTGATGTTCAGACAAACTGTTATCGTTGGTGTAATTTTTTCTTTATTAATCACCTCCGTTTTTGCAGCAGAGTACTTCTTTTACCGCTGGAATGATGCCAAATTGAAGTCATTGGAAATGGAGCAGCTGACTACACAGGCGCAGCTTGATGCATTGAAATTACAGCTTGACCCGCACTTTCTTTTTAATAACCTGAGCATAGTAACCGCGTTAATAGAAGATCAGCCAGCTACGGCTGTTTCCTATGTTGCCAAGTTATCGTCTATTTACCGGTATATGCTGACGAACAGGATACGAAATGTGATACCTTTAACCGAGGAACTGGAATTTATAAAAGCTTATTTGTTTTTGTATCAGATTCGTTATGGGAACGGTATTCATGTCAGGATAGACGAAGTTGGATTGGCCGCCCTGTCTGGCCTGCCTCCTTTGACGCTGCAGCTACTGATAGAAAATGCCATTAAGCATAATGTGTTCAGTACAGAATCGCCGCTTAATATTCATATTTACTTTCCTGAAGGGAAAGCAATGGTCGTTGAGAATAATAAAATGCCCAAAGCTATCCCAGTGGTTAGTGCGAATATGGGGCTTAAAAACATAGAAGAACGTTACCGCCTGATGAGCAGTTTATCACCTGTTGTCACAGCTGATGAGCATTTTTTCAGTGTAGAGATTCCATTAATCAATTCGAATAATTTTTAA
- a CDS encoding efflux RND transporter permease subunit: MSITGLAIKRPILFVVFFLILGGLSIISYQNLKYELLPNLATPTITVITAYPGASPEDVENSVTKKIEDAVSGVSKSKKVNSLSADNLSVVSIEFMADASPDQAMQEVQRSVNSTLADFPEGVKAPVLEKFNVNDLPVLKLAVTASVSPPELYDLVNNRLKPRLAQVKGVGKVKILGGTPKEIKVLAKQDKLISTGLSITDLYETIRKANVDYPVGTIKDKDAQFGVKLGGKLTDTNQVKNLKIKNYPDGSSLSVKDVATVQISHKEEEISSRLNGQSSIALFINKQSGANAAEVTKVVREELQKIEQEYAGKKIKFNVAQDSSEFTLEAAHQVYDDLGIAILLVALVMLVFLHSVRNSLIIMVSIPASLFSAFIMMYALDYSLNLMTLLAMSLVIGVLVDDSIVVLENIYHHLGKGKDKRDAALDGRNEIGFAALSITLVDVVVFLPMALVPGLVGSLIKEFSLVIVVSTLSSLVVSFTLTPMIASRFAKLEHLDPKAIFGKAGLWFEARIHGLTDGYGQLLKWGLNHKIVIGLIAATIFGSSLLLLTSNTVGTEFLPAADKGELSLFVDMQPGTQLKETDSTVRVIENKLKSVPEITKVFSNIGYQNDGFNEKYSANLATINVSLVPETERKKTLSQLSRDLKALSMQVTGVKSRVSPIGLFGANEAPVQLLITGANRDSVNVAAAVVLNHIRSVNGLVSPRLSSDLGKLEMKLVADRDKMAKLGLNTEEVGNATRMAVYGNDQLKLRDHDKETDTRIQLDVDDRNQTDQLMKLTFINADNHLVYLSQFARIVQQSGPSGLERRNKQPSITLLAQVSGRPVGDVGEDIKHEIDKIGLGKNVKVLYEGDLEQQGDAFNDLGLALLVSFALIYLIMVTLYNNWLFPFVILFSIPLAISGALLALALTAKSMNVFSIFGLIMMMGLVVKNGILLVDKTNDILKGESEVGKVNQALIEAGKARFRPILMTTLAMVIGMLPLAMAKGGSSAFSSGLAWVLIGGLSSSMFLTLVVVPVVYNTMMRLKASLGGFLQRKLLKNKAVTTLTLFIGLVISLSCAGTAHAQQKMPLSLKHAVSIGLSANQQIKLAEIDAQKTKYSLKEAQSYQYPQVGITVDYLRNIKPAVFFLPTFGINAASQITYDSRNLQAIPASSKNAYTGNLNVSMPIFNQEVTGNVHSAQLNLGLNDANIELSRWELADEIRKAYFNILIVRQNLVLTNAALNRSLRNLKDSRLLFGKGYANKGDTLNAWSNMELTKINYGKATTAVAQSGNYLKSLLNLSLDKEIELTDTVGTEVLGESPHVVNDSALIRDKRPDFQVNDWKTQIARQQVKNEQSKYLPSLAFVSQYSLQAQSDNFDFSRYNVPNSFYVGIQLSIPIFTGFRTNGRVTQSKLALEQVLTERSLMENEMNLQVRNNRLLIAENAEKIKCQQNIRSARQQALAFIQARWEKGFAKYSDVADAELQLVQADNDYTQSVFEYLTAVAGYYKATGNIL, from the coding sequence ATGAGCATCACCGGACTGGCCATTAAAAGGCCGATCTTATTTGTCGTATTCTTTCTGATCCTGGGCGGCCTAAGTATCATCAGCTACCAGAATTTAAAATATGAATTGTTGCCCAACCTGGCTACACCAACTATTACTGTGATTACAGCATATCCGGGTGCTTCGCCCGAGGATGTGGAAAATAGTGTCACCAAAAAAATTGAAGATGCTGTTTCAGGCGTAAGTAAAAGCAAAAAAGTAAATTCTTTGTCAGCAGATAACCTTTCTGTCGTTTCCATTGAATTTATGGCCGATGCGAGCCCCGACCAAGCTATGCAGGAAGTGCAGCGATCTGTAAACAGTACGCTGGCAGATTTCCCGGAGGGGGTTAAAGCACCAGTACTCGAGAAATTCAATGTGAACGACCTGCCGGTGCTAAAACTGGCCGTAACCGCCTCCGTCTCACCACCCGAATTATATGATTTGGTTAATAACCGGCTAAAGCCCCGTTTGGCCCAAGTAAAAGGTGTTGGTAAGGTAAAGATCCTTGGAGGCACTCCAAAAGAGATCAAAGTACTGGCTAAACAGGACAAACTGATCAGCACCGGATTATCCATAACCGATCTTTATGAAACGATCAGGAAAGCCAATGTTGATTACCCTGTTGGAACGATCAAGGATAAGGATGCGCAGTTTGGTGTTAAATTGGGCGGTAAGTTGACGGATACCAATCAGGTAAAAAATTTAAAGATCAAAAATTATCCGGATGGCAGCAGCCTGAGTGTGAAGGATGTCGCTACTGTGCAGATCAGCCATAAGGAAGAAGAGATCAGCAGTCGCCTTAACGGCCAGTCATCAATAGCTTTATTTATAAATAAACAATCCGGAGCCAACGCCGCGGAAGTAACAAAAGTTGTAAGAGAAGAACTGCAAAAGATCGAACAGGAATACGCCGGTAAAAAGATCAAATTTAATGTGGCGCAGGATAGCTCCGAATTTACGCTGGAGGCGGCACACCAGGTATATGACGACCTGGGTATTGCCATTCTGCTGGTGGCGCTGGTGATGCTGGTGTTTTTACACAGCGTTCGCAATTCCCTGATCATTATGGTTTCCATACCAGCCTCGTTATTCAGCGCCTTTATCATGATGTATGCACTGGATTATTCGCTTAACCTGATGACTTTATTGGCTATGAGCCTCGTGATTGGTGTACTGGTAGATGACTCCATCGTGGTGTTGGAGAATATCTACCATCACCTCGGAAAAGGAAAGGATAAACGGGATGCCGCATTGGATGGCCGTAACGAGATCGGTTTTGCAGCCTTATCTATCACCTTGGTAGATGTGGTTGTATTTTTGCCTATGGCACTGGTACCGGGCCTGGTTGGCAGTTTGATCAAGGAATTTTCACTGGTGATCGTCGTATCTACCTTGTCCAGTTTAGTTGTTTCCTTCACGCTAACCCCCATGATCGCATCGCGTTTCGCCAAGCTGGAGCATTTGGACCCAAAAGCGATCTTCGGCAAGGCTGGGCTTTGGTTCGAGGCAAGAATACATGGGCTCACCGATGGATACGGCCAGCTTTTAAAATGGGGCCTCAACCACAAAATTGTTATCGGATTGATTGCAGCTACCATTTTTGGCAGCTCTTTATTATTACTCACTTCCAATACCGTGGGTACTGAATTTCTGCCGGCAGCAGATAAAGGAGAATTGTCCCTGTTTGTGGATATGCAGCCCGGCACTCAACTAAAAGAAACAGATTCTACCGTTAGGGTCATCGAAAATAAATTGAAATCAGTTCCGGAGATTACCAAGGTATTTTCCAATATCGGGTATCAGAATGATGGTTTTAATGAAAAATACAGTGCTAACCTGGCCACCATCAATGTATCGCTGGTACCTGAAACAGAAAGGAAGAAAACCCTGTCGCAATTATCCAGGGACCTGAAAGCCTTATCTATGCAGGTTACCGGTGTTAAAAGCCGGGTTTCACCCATTGGCTTGTTTGGTGCCAATGAAGCGCCTGTACAACTACTGATTACCGGAGCCAACAGGGATAGCGTGAATGTTGCTGCAGCTGTTGTTCTTAACCATATTCGCAGCGTTAACGGATTGGTTAGCCCGAGGCTATCATCTGACTTAGGTAAGCTGGAAATGAAGCTGGTTGCAGACCGGGATAAAATGGCCAAACTCGGGTTAAATACCGAAGAGGTGGGAAATGCTACGCGGATGGCTGTTTATGGCAACGACCAATTGAAGCTTCGTGACCATGACAAGGAGACAGATACCCGGATACAGCTCGATGTTGATGACCGTAATCAAACTGACCAGCTGATGAAACTCACGTTCATCAATGCCGATAACCATTTGGTGTACCTTAGCCAGTTTGCCCGGATCGTTCAGCAATCCGGCCCCTCGGGCCTTGAACGGCGGAACAAGCAACCCAGTATCACTTTGCTGGCACAAGTTTCGGGCCGCCCGGTGGGTGATGTGGGTGAGGATATTAAACACGAAATTGACAAAATTGGCTTGGGTAAAAACGTGAAAGTTTTATACGAAGGCGATTTGGAACAACAGGGAGATGCCTTCAACGATTTGGGTTTAGCCTTGCTGGTATCTTTCGCCCTTATCTACCTGATCATGGTAACCCTGTATAACAACTGGCTGTTCCCGTTTGTGATCCTGTTTTCTATCCCGCTGGCTATCTCAGGTGCCCTGCTGGCACTTGCGCTCACCGCCAAGTCCATGAACGTATTTTCGATTTTTGGACTGATCATGATGATGGGGCTGGTGGTCAAGAACGGTATTTTATTGGTAGACAAAACAAACGATATTCTAAAAGGCGAATCGGAAGTGGGCAAAGTCAACCAAGCGCTCATAGAGGCAGGTAAGGCCAGGTTTCGCCCGATATTGATGACCACGCTGGCTATGGTGATCGGCATGTTGCCGCTGGCTATGGCCAAAGGCGGTTCCTCTGCGTTCAGTAGCGGACTGGCCTGGGTACTGATCGGCGGATTGAGCAGCAGCATGTTCTTAACGCTGGTGGTGGTACCCGTGGTCTACAACACCATGATGAGGTTAAAAGCCAGCCTAGGCGGCTTTTTGCAAAGAAAGTTATTGAAAAATAAGGCCGTAACTACTCTTACCCTTTTCATTGGCCTTGTAATTAGCTTGAGTTGCGCAGGCACCGCCCATGCGCAACAAAAAATGCCGCTTTCTTTAAAACATGCAGTAAGCATTGGGCTGAGTGCTAATCAGCAGATCAAACTGGCAGAGATCGATGCTCAGAAAACAAAATATAGCCTGAAAGAAGCGCAGTCCTATCAATACCCACAAGTTGGGATCACGGTAGATTACCTGAGGAATATCAAGCCTGCCGTATTCTTTCTTCCTACATTCGGTATCAATGCTGCATCGCAGATCACTTATGACAGCAGGAATTTGCAGGCTATACCTGCTTCTTCTAAAAACGCCTACACCGGTAACCTGAATGTCAGCATGCCAATCTTTAACCAGGAAGTTACAGGCAACGTGCATTCGGCACAACTGAACCTGGGATTAAACGATGCCAACATAGAATTAAGCCGCTGGGAACTGGCCGACGAGATCAGGAAAGCTTATTTCAATATTTTAATTGTCCGACAGAACCTGGTATTGACCAATGCCGCCTTAAACAGGTCACTACGTAATCTCAAAGACAGCCGCCTATTATTCGGTAAAGGCTATGCCAATAAAGGCGATACCCTGAATGCCTGGAGTAATATGGAGCTGACGAAGATCAATTATGGCAAGGCGACAACAGCCGTAGCGCAGTCCGGTAATTACCTTAAATCTCTTTTAAACCTATCGTTGGATAAAGAAATTGAGCTGACAGATACCGTAGGCACGGAAGTGTTAGGTGAGTCACCCCATGTAGTAAATGACTCAGCATTGATCAGGGACAAAAGACCGGATTTCCAGGTCAACGACTGGAAAACACAAATCGCGCGCCAGCAGGTCAAAAATGAACAGTCTAAATATTTGCCTTCACTGGCCTTTGTCAGCCAGTATTCCTTGCAGGCACAATCGGATAATTTCGATTTCAGCCGCTACAATGTGCCCAACAGCTTTTATGTGGGGATTCAACTGAGTATCCCCATCTTCACGGGGTTTCGTACAAATGGCAGGGTAACGCAAAGTAAGCTTGCATTGGAACAGGTGCTCACCGAGCGTAGTTTGATGGAGAACGAAATGAATCTGCAAGTCCGTAATAATCGCCTGTTAATCGCAGAAAATGCCGAAAAAATAAAATGCCAACAAAATATCAGGTCAGCCAGGCAACAGGCATTGGCCTTTATCCAGGCAAGATGGGAAAAGGGCTTCGCCAAATACAGCGACGTGGCTGACGCCGAACTACAATTGGTTCAGGCGGATAACGACTATACCCAAAGTGTTTTTGAATACCTCACCGCCGTCGCCGGTTACTATAAAGCTACGGGGAACATACTTTAA